A single Gracilimonas sp. DNA region contains:
- the rplW gene encoding 50S ribosomal protein L23, whose amino-acid sequence MSIIKRPVITEKLSRLQEAGKYTFEVATNATKPEIKQAVESTYPGVKVAKVNTAIMPSKPKGRYTRSGYQGGRTKVWKKAIVTVKEGEIDFFAEI is encoded by the coding sequence ATGAGTATTATCAAACGACCTGTAATTACAGAGAAATTAAGTCGGCTTCAGGAAGCTGGAAAGTATACTTTTGAAGTTGCTACAAATGCAACAAAACCCGAGATCAAGCAAGCTGTTGAATCTACTTATCCGGGAGTAAAAGTGGCTAAGGTTAACACCGCTATAATGCCTTCAAAACCGAAGGGTAGATATACAAGAAGCGGTTACCAGGGAGGCCGAACTAAGGTCTGGAAAAAAGCCATTGTAACGGTCAAAGAAGGCGAAATTGATTTCTTTGCTGAAATTTAA
- the rplB gene encoding 50S ribosomal protein L2: protein MPTKKLKPITPGTRHRIAPVFDEITTDKPLKALLAGKHSSGGRNRHGRITSRHRGGGHKRRYRIIDFKRNKHDVPATVQTIEYDPNRSARIALVAYADGERRYIIAPNKLKVGDTIIAGETAAPDLGNALPMMKMPPGTFIHNIELQPGQGGTLCRSAGTSAQLLGKQDRYVSVKLPSGEVRLILGTCYATVGNTSNPDHMNTTIAKAGRSRWKGRRPQTRGVAMNPVDHPMGGGEGKASGGHPRSPWGQSAKGKKTRNRNKLSSKYIVRRRKTKKK, encoded by the coding sequence ATGCCTACTAAGAAATTAAAACCAATTACACCAGGAACCCGACACAGGATTGCTCCTGTATTCGATGAAATTACAACTGATAAGCCATTAAAGGCTTTATTGGCTGGAAAGCATTCTTCTGGTGGACGAAACAGACACGGACGTATCACATCTCGCCACAGAGGTGGAGGTCATAAGCGCAGATATCGAATTATCGATTTCAAGCGTAACAAACATGATGTTCCTGCTACTGTTCAAACCATTGAGTACGATCCTAACCGATCTGCTCGAATTGCACTGGTAGCATATGCTGATGGTGAGCGTAGATACATAATAGCACCAAACAAGCTAAAAGTAGGAGATACAATCATTGCCGGAGAAACTGCGGCTCCTGATTTAGGAAATGCACTTCCAATGATGAAAATGCCTCCAGGTACGTTCATTCACAATATTGAATTACAGCCTGGCCAAGGTGGTACTTTGTGCAGAAGTGCTGGTACAAGTGCTCAGTTGCTCGGTAAGCAAGATCGCTATGTAAGTGTAAAACTTCCATCTGGAGAAGTTCGCTTGATCTTAGGTACTTGCTATGCAACAGTGGGTAATACCAGTAACCCTGATCACATGAATACGACCATAGCCAAAGCTGGTAGAAGCAGATGGAAAGGCAGACGACCACAAACTCGTGGTGTTGCTATGAACCCTGTTGATCACCCAATGGGTGGTGGTGAAGGTAAAGCTTCAGGTGGACACCCGCGTTCACCATGGGGACAGTCCGCTAAGGGTAAGAAGACAAGAAATCGTAACAAGTTGTCTT